TGTTGATGAAATGCAAGATTTATTGCCAACAGACCATGAAGTGATACGCCTACTATTTACCTGTCCTAGAACTATATTAGGTGACGAGAACCAAGCTGTCAGATATGAACTTGATAAGAACTATTTAGAGCAGTTGGAAGAGCTTTATACTCGAGATAAATTAAGAGTGGAGAGTTTTACCTTAAATAGGTCATACAGATCTACAGCGCAGATTACAAATTTTGCTAAAAATATTATTGAATCTGATACAATCTTAGCTCTCAGTAGAGATGGCGAGGAAGTTGAAATAGTAGAGGTTAAAGAAGAAATAAAAGAGCAGGCTGAACAAAAACGAGACGAGCTTATTTATAAGGACTTGCTCAAATTGAGAGAGGAAGAATACAATACAGTTGCAGTTATAGCGAAAGACAAGAACGAGCTCAATAGATTCAAACAAAGCCTGAAGTCTATAATGGCTGCTGATACTGCTAATAAGGATATATTATTAAATTCATTCCTTAGAGAAGAGGAGGAGTTCGCAGCAACTCTATGTGATATTGCAGGCTCAAAAGGTATTGAATTTGATGCAGTAATATTGTTAAATGCTTCTGATGAACAGTATAATTCAGAACTTGATAGGACTAAGCTATATGTAGCGTGCACAAGACCATTACATAATTTGAAATTGTACGCAATTGGTGACAAATCAAGATTTATAGGGTAATGAGGTTATAAGGGGATAAAGTTTTTGTGATGAAGTAGCAGAAATATGGTAAAAAGAAGCTACGAAAATAAGTTAAATTAACTGGTATAGATTTACTGGTATAGATTAATTTAGGCGGAGGGATAGAATTGGCAAAAATAAATTTTGATATTAATCCAGTAAATGAGATTAATCATGTTATGCATGATTCTGATTCTGGTTCTATGTCTAAATTATTGGATCTCTGCTTGAGGTTTGGTAGCTTGATGAATAGTGTTGGTTCAGAGAGTGCCAGGACTGAGGATAGTATTGAGAGGATTCTTGCTGCTTATGGTATTGATTCACCTTCAGCCTTCTGTATACCTACTATTGTTATTATTAGTTTTAAAGATGAAGATGGTAATATTTATACAAGTAGTAGAAGAATGCGCTCACAGAGTAGCAACTTCACTAAACTAGACGAACTCAATAGTTTATCCAGGTATTTATGCGATGGAGAGCTGAAAACTCTAAGTATTTTTGAATCTGAGTTGGATCGAATCGAAGAGATTGAATACAACTTTAATATGAACAACCTGATTGGTACTCTCTTAGTTGCCTTTGGATTTAATTTTATCTTTGGTGGAGATCTTAGAAACGCAATAGGAGCAATGTTAGCGGCATTTTTAATGGCGCTTATTAACAATTTCTTGACCAATGCCCAGGTCAACTCTACCTTTAATAACCTAGCTTCTAGTTTCTTTGGTAACGTCTTCGTTGAGTTGTTTGCCATGATTGGCTTAATTAATAACACAGGAACAGCGAGTATCTCGATTATCATGGGATTGGTCCCAGGTATGCTTCTGACAACTTCTATTAGAGAAGTTTTCTCGAAAGATTATACTTCAGGTTTAAATAAACTAGTTGAGTGTTTATTTATAGCGATAAGCCTGGCAGTTGGTGCTGCACTTGCTATTGTATTATTAAGGTAGGTGAAATATGGAAGCATTAATTTCAGGTTTAGTAGTAATTTTAGCAGTAGCTCTTTCTACGTATGGCTATTCAAAGATGTATGTTTTGCCGAAAAGGTTGTTGCCTGTTTCAATGTTGGCAGCTATTGCAGGTTGGGTAATAAACTCATTGATGATTGAATATTATGGTAGTTCTTTTGCAGCTGCTTTTGTGGCAGCATTTAGCATTGCAATGATAGGAGAAATTTGCGCAAGAAAAGTAAAAGCTCCAGCAATTATCATTATTGTTATAGGAATTTTGCCACTAGTTCCAGGTTCTTTGGTATATAGAACGGTTGAGAAAATAATAGCAGAGGATATTAGTGCAGCTATATCAATTGGTTTAGAAACCATAGGTATTGCTTTATCCATGGCATTAGGTATTTTAGTTAACTCTACTTTTGTACAGCTTTACTATCTAACAAAGAGACGATTAAAAAAATATCAAGAGCGAAAAGCTATGAATGAGTCTGATAATGCTAGTGGAAGTAGTGATAGTAGTGAAAGCAGTGAGGAATTCAAAGGCCTTAAGGATGCTGATGAAATTTCTGACCCTGTAGTAATAGATGAAGATACAGATGAAAATAATTAGTTATTACTGCATTCGCATATAAAAGTAGATAATACTAACGACAAATGTAAAAAATAAAGTTATCATATAAGCGTAGGGAATCTAAATTTAGGATATATTTAATTCTAGCGAAGATTTGGATAATAAACATTAACTAGAAAGGATATTGATAATGAACAACTTATATTCTGGATTCAACGCACGTAATGAATTTTGCTTGAATGTAGATAAATTAAATTTAAACGAGTTGGACGTATTGAAGAGAGTCGCACCTGTTTTGGACATAGACATTAACAAAAATAATGGTATAGCTCTTTTTACAGAGAAATCAACAGACGATAGCATTACAGTTGAATTTGATGCAATTGATAATATTATGCGCATTAAATATTTTGACTTGAGAAGTTTTGCTAGAGCACTCTCACATTTAAGAGAAGTCCGTGAAACTGGCAAGGCTGTTCACGAGAAAGTACAATTTGAAGATCTCGGATTCATGGTTGACCTCTCAAGAAATGCAGTTTTAACCGTCGATAGTTTGAAACTCCTAACTAATTACCTTGCTGTTATGGGTTATAACACACTTTTCTTATATATAGAAGATACTTATGAAATCGATGACTACCCATATTTCGGTTATCAAAGAGGAGCATATTCAAGCCAAGAGCTCAAAGAGATTGACGATTATGCATATAGTTTAGGTATTGAAGTTATTCCATGTATGCAAACTTTAGGTCACTTGAGAAATGCTTTCATTTGGCCATATGCAAATGAGATCAAAGATACTGATGATGTCCTTTTAGTTGGTGAAGAAAAAACTTATGACTTTATAAGATCCATGTTAAGGACATTAAGTAATTCAGTTAGAAGTCGTAGAATTCATATTGGTATGGACGAGACTTTTGGTTTGGGACGTGGTAATTACCAAACAAGAAATGGTGCTGAAGCTCCACATGAGATTTTCGGTAAACACATCGAAAGAGTCTTGGAGATTGCTAAAGAGTTTGATTACGATCCAATGGTCTGGTCAGATATGTACTTCCGCTTCATTTCAAGCACAAATAATTATTATGATCTAAACACAGAAATAACTGAGGATATCAAGAAAGTTGTTCCAAATGAGGTTTCACTAGTTTATTGGGATTACTACAATACCAACGAAGAAATCTATGAGAAGATGCTAGAAAGACATAAGTTACTAGGTGGTAATAAGACCTGGTTTGCAGGTGGTATCTGGAACTGGAACGGTATTAAAGTCAATCACGGCAAGATGTTTGCTACAAGTCAACCTGCCTTAGAAGCATGTAGAAAAGCTGGTATTAAGCATATCTTAACTACTGCTTGGGGAGACAATGGTTCCGAAACCAGTGTATTTGAAGCATTACTCGGAGCACAATATTTTGGTGAAGCAACCTGGCAAGAGCAATTACCTACTAGAAGTGAGACAATCAGAAGATTTAACTTAACTGTTGGTGGTGACGGAAAAGCATACTACAACATGCGCTTGTTCGATGAGGTCCCAGGCGTTCCTAAAGATAATCTTGTTTGTTATAACCCAAGTAAATACATTTTATACAGTGATGTATTGACTGGTCTATTTGATGTTCACATTAATCCATATGCAGAAGAGTTAAGTGAGCATTATGGCAATCTAGCAGACTACTTTGACTTGAAGGCAGCAGAAACAACAGATCAACATAGATTGTTCTACTTGCAGTCAGCACAATTAGCAGATGTTTTACAACGCAAGGTTGTTTTAACCTCTACTTTGAGAGCATCATATTTAGCTGGCGATAAATCAACATTAAGACAATTGGTAGAGTTTGACTTGCCAGAATTGATTGGTGCAGTCACAGACTTACAAGCTTTCACAATGTCAATCTGGTATCTACACAACAAACCTCAAGGAAGCGAAGTAATTGACTCTAGAATGGGTGTTTTAATTGCAAGACTCAAGACTACTTTGGATAGAGTTGACGGTTACTTGAATGGTGTATATGAATTCTTACCAGAGTTAGAATCTAAACGCTTAGCCTTTGATGGACGTAGTTTGGCAGAAGTTGAGATATCACCTCATACCAGAGTAAATGACTGGAAGAGAATAATATCAGCTAGCCCAATTTCTAACGCTCCATAGGGTACAGGGGAAAATTAAATAGTTATCAAAATAAAATAAAATTGCAGGTAACAAGCCTTTGACATTATCAAATAAGCGGACCTGCAATTTTCGGGTGAATGTTTATCACCAAAGAAAGGATGTTTTATGAACAGAAATCGTTTACGCTACATTGCTCTAGCAGCAATGATCGCAGCACTATACCTATTGTTGTATTTACCATTGAAACCAATAGGATTTGGACCTATACAATTTAGGCTAGCAGAAATCTTGACGCTATTGCCAGCCTTGACCCCAGCAGCAATACCTGGAGTATTCTTGGGTTGTATTTTAGCTAACATTGTTGGTTCAGGACACTGGGTAGATATAGTTTTCGGAAGTTTGGCAACCTTGATTGCAGCTATACTAACTCGTATCTTAGCAAATAGAACTAAAGTTAGTGAGCAATACTCAGGTTACACAAGCAAGGAATTAGCTCAAAAGAAAGCCTTGTACTTGCTACCACTTCCAACAATTATCTTAAATGCTCTTATTGTTGGTACATATCTAACACTAGTATTTACAGATGCTGCTTTCTCTTGGACATTGCTAATTACAAATGTTTTGTCTCTAGCCTTGTCTGAAGCATTTGTCTTGTATGTAATTGCTTTACCTCTTTATATTGTATTGCAACCTTACTTCACTAGACATAGATTTGATAAATAATTAATTTAGTTAAAAAGTTAAATTTTAGAAAATAGAGTAAATTGTCTTGCTGATTTTGCTGGGATAATTTACTCTATTCTTATTATTAGGACTAAAATTTAAGTGAAAAGGTAAGATTATGACAGAGAAGAATTCATTTTATTTTTCTGAAGAACAAGATGTAAAAAGTGATGAGAGAATCATTGATTTTACTTGGGGAGAAATAGATTTAAGCTTTATTTCAGATAACGGAGTTTTTTCCAAAAATCACATTGATTTGGGATCTAAACTTTTGCTAGAAGCATTTGAAACAGAAATGCTCGAATTAGCAAGAGAGGATTATCCTAAGTTTGAAAAAATAAGTTCTGGTAAAAAACTAGATCTTGGAACAGGCTATGGTGTAATTGGTATTACTGCTCAGAAACTTTTCCCAA
Above is a window of Fastidiosipila sanguinis DNA encoding:
- a CDS encoding threonine/serine ThrE exporter family protein, translated to MAKINFDINPVNEINHVMHDSDSGSMSKLLDLCLRFGSLMNSVGSESARTEDSIERILAAYGIDSPSAFCIPTIVIISFKDEDGNIYTSSRRMRSQSSNFTKLDELNSLSRYLCDGELKTLSIFESELDRIEEIEYNFNMNNLIGTLLVAFGFNFIFGGDLRNAIGAMLAAFLMALINNFLTNAQVNSTFNNLASSFFGNVFVELFAMIGLINNTGTASISIIMGLVPGMLLTTSIREVFSKDYTSGLNKLVECLFIAISLAVGAALAIVLLR
- a CDS encoding threonine/serine exporter family protein, with translation MEALISGLVVILAVALSTYGYSKMYVLPKRLLPVSMLAAIAGWVINSLMIEYYGSSFAAAFVAAFSIAMIGEICARKVKAPAIIIIVIGILPLVPGSLVYRTVEKIIAEDISAAISIGLETIGIALSMALGILVNSTFVQLYYLTKRRLKKYQERKAMNESDNASGSSDSSESSEEFKGLKDADEISDPVVIDEDTDENN
- a CDS encoding beta-N-acetylhexosaminidase; amino-acid sequence: MNNLYSGFNARNEFCLNVDKLNLNELDVLKRVAPVLDIDINKNNGIALFTEKSTDDSITVEFDAIDNIMRIKYFDLRSFARALSHLREVRETGKAVHEKVQFEDLGFMVDLSRNAVLTVDSLKLLTNYLAVMGYNTLFLYIEDTYEIDDYPYFGYQRGAYSSQELKEIDDYAYSLGIEVIPCMQTLGHLRNAFIWPYANEIKDTDDVLLVGEEKTYDFIRSMLRTLSNSVRSRRIHIGMDETFGLGRGNYQTRNGAEAPHEIFGKHIERVLEIAKEFDYDPMVWSDMYFRFISSTNNYYDLNTEITEDIKKVVPNEVSLVYWDYYNTNEEIYEKMLERHKLLGGNKTWFAGGIWNWNGIKVNHGKMFATSQPALEACRKAGIKHILTTAWGDNGSETSVFEALLGAQYFGEATWQEQLPTRSETIRRFNLTVGGDGKAYYNMRLFDEVPGVPKDNLVCYNPSKYILYSDVLTGLFDVHINPYAEELSEHYGNLADYFDLKAAETTDQHRLFYLQSAQLADVLQRKVVLTSTLRASYLAGDKSTLRQLVEFDLPELIGAVTDLQAFTMSIWYLHNKPQGSEVIDSRMGVLIARLKTTLDRVDGYLNGVYEFLPELESKRLAFDGRSLAEVEISPHTRVNDWKRIISASPISNAP
- a CDS encoding QueT transporter family protein, translating into MNRNRLRYIALAAMIAALYLLLYLPLKPIGFGPIQFRLAEILTLLPALTPAAIPGVFLGCILANIVGSGHWVDIVFGSLATLIAAILTRILANRTKVSEQYSGYTSKELAQKKALYLLPLPTIILNALIVGTYLTLVFTDAAFSWTLLITNVLSLALSEAFVLYVIALPLYIVLQPYFTRHRFDK